The proteins below come from a single uncultured Carboxylicivirga sp. genomic window:
- a CDS encoding hemolysin family protein — translation MNHYTIILLTLIFSAFFSGCEMAFFSSNKLLLELNKKKYPFPARIIDRFVRNPGVFLSTILVGNNVALVIYGLQMADILDPFIREFITQSDSGILLLQTSLSTLIILITAEFLPKTVFRIHPTMLLNIFAIPLLFFYVMLYPISRLTMLLSDIVIKVLMRKRQMQPQAQWMLGKVDLDNLLTEHNEKNDHKDEPSHEIKLLKNALDFSKLKIRDCIVPRTDLQAIEVQEEIMPLRQKFIETGLSKILVYKDSIDNIIGYVHVSSLFKNPKKLRNCVSPISIVPETMTANKVLELFTKEHKSIALVVDEFGGTAGVVTLEDILEEIFGEIDDEHDVSEHIEQQIRENEYIFSARLEIDYLNEKYDIHLPQSEEYETIAGLILTHNKSIPEVNDIITIGNFTFQIIEATNARIELVKISISSQ, via the coding sequence ATGAATCATTACACAATAATTTTACTTACCTTAATTTTCTCAGCCTTCTTTTCGGGCTGCGAGATGGCTTTTTTTAGTTCAAACAAACTACTACTTGAGTTAAACAAAAAAAAGTACCCCTTCCCCGCCCGGATTATTGATCGTTTTGTGCGAAATCCAGGAGTATTTCTGTCAACTATTTTAGTTGGTAATAATGTAGCTTTAGTTATTTATGGCTTACAAATGGCCGATATACTAGATCCATTTATCAGAGAATTTATTACTCAATCCGATAGTGGCATCTTACTTTTACAAACATCATTATCAACACTTATCATTTTAATAACTGCCGAATTTCTGCCCAAAACGGTATTTAGGATTCATCCTACCATGTTATTAAACATTTTTGCAATACCACTTTTATTTTTTTACGTAATGCTTTATCCAATTAGTAGATTAACTATGCTACTCTCTGACATTGTGATAAAGGTATTAATGCGCAAAAGACAAATGCAACCTCAGGCTCAATGGATGCTTGGAAAGGTTGATCTCGATAACTTACTTACCGAACATAACGAAAAAAACGATCACAAAGATGAACCATCGCACGAAATCAAATTATTGAAGAATGCGCTGGATTTTTCAAAGTTAAAAATCAGAGATTGTATAGTACCCCGTACCGATTTACAGGCCATTGAAGTACAGGAAGAGATAATGCCATTACGCCAAAAATTTATCGAAACTGGACTTTCCAAAATTTTAGTATACAAAGATAGTATCGATAATATTATTGGATATGTGCATGTATCATCGTTATTCAAAAATCCGAAAAAGCTACGTAATTGCGTAAGTCCTATATCCATTGTACCCGAAACAATGACTGCCAATAAAGTTTTAGAACTTTTTACCAAAGAGCATAAAAGTATTGCATTAGTGGTTGATGAGTTTGGCGGTACTGCCGGGGTAGTGACCCTAGAAGATATTTTAGAAGAAATTTTTGGAGAAATTGATGATGAACATGATGTATCGGAACACATTGAACAACAAATAAGAGAGAACGAGTATATCTTTTCTGCGCGACTTGAGATTGACTATCTAAACGAGAAATATGATATACATCTGCCTCAATCGGAAGAATACGAAACCATAGCAGGTTTGATATTAACTCATAATAAATCAATTCCTGAAGTTAATGACATAATAACCATTGGAAATTTCACCTTTCAAATCATTGAGGCTACCAATGCAAGAATTGAATTGGTCAAAATTTCTATTTCATCGCAATAA
- the lptC gene encoding LPS export ABC transporter periplasmic protein LptC, with the protein MTTYLRNRINYIFSASSFILLAVCVFMSSCAPNKPEEIQAISNREEVPSLTFHDLESVFTDSGRVERRVITPEMEHYTYSKEEARIEFPQGLNVITYNTDGTIRGQIKCRHAIYYEKDELWELNNDVEAVSEKNEVLNTEQLFWDTKKELIYSDKFVKITREDEVWMGTGFESDQNMENWHILDLSGEMEIEDDGSN; encoded by the coding sequence TTGACAACTTATTTAAGAAATAGAATTAACTACATATTCTCAGCAAGCAGTTTTATACTGCTTGCTGTTTGTGTATTTATGAGTTCATGTGCACCCAATAAGCCTGAAGAAATTCAAGCTATTAGTAATAGAGAAGAGGTACCCTCTTTAACCTTTCATGATTTAGAAAGTGTTTTTACTGACTCGGGTAGAGTTGAAAGACGAGTAATAACACCTGAAATGGAACACTATACTTACTCTAAAGAAGAGGCCCGTATAGAATTTCCTCAAGGGTTAAATGTAATCACCTATAATACAGACGGTACTATTAGAGGGCAGATTAAATGCCGCCATGCTATATACTACGAAAAAGATGAACTCTGGGAGCTAAACAATGATGTTGAAGCGGTTAGTGAGAAAAACGAAGTTTTAAACACCGAGCAACTATTTTGGGATACAAAAAAAGAACTTATCTACTCCGATAAATTTGTTAAGATAACAAGGGAGGATGAAGTGTGGATGGGAACAGGTTTTGAATCGGACCAAAATATGGAAAACTGGCATATACTCGATCTTAGCGGAGAAATGGAAATTGAAGATGATGGATCCAATTAA
- a CDS encoding tetratricopeptide repeat protein: MPMKITTLLITALLLSTAVFAQKGVEDGSKYGHGEDSTRCLENLSLYSEYYKQKNFKEAFPYWQIAFNECPSSTMNIYSNGEIMVSTMLKKEKDATKQEELYQLLMKIYDQRIQYFGDHKRYPASYINGKKAVSMLTFKKDDPEVLKEAQALLKTSVSERKTRTQPAVLLSYMVSTVATYKMDVTSAEDLVDTYIEVSNIFQKQIDATSKADAKNTLTDLKNRVEAIFAQSGAADCETLANIFGPQLSEYSEDLDWLKRVNRLLAKSDCTDSDLFYKTSEHLHNIEPSSSSAFGLMQMYLKTNDLDKAIEYGKQAIELEEDNDTKAKYHNYLSIIYLSQKQYSSVRAEANKAIALRPNWGEPYMMIGKAYAAAANSFGADEFEHKTAYWAAVDQFAKAKSVDPESAAKAHDLIVMYSQYFPGTEEIFFRNLKDGAAYKLGGWINVQTTVRAKK; encoded by the coding sequence ATGCCAATGAAAATTACTACATTACTAATTACTGCTTTACTTTTAAGTACAGCAGTATTTGCACAAAAGGGAGTTGAAGATGGGTCCAAGTATGGACACGGTGAGGACAGCACACGCTGCTTAGAAAACCTTTCGCTTTATTCGGAATATTACAAGCAAAAGAATTTTAAAGAAGCTTTTCCATACTGGCAAATTGCATTTAACGAATGTCCTTCTTCAACTATGAACATCTATTCGAATGGTGAAATAATGGTTTCTACCATGTTGAAGAAAGAAAAAGACGCTACTAAACAGGAAGAGTTGTATCAGCTTTTAATGAAAATTTATGACCAAAGAATTCAATATTTTGGAGATCATAAAAGATACCCTGCTTCGTACATCAATGGTAAGAAAGCTGTTTCAATGCTTACTTTTAAAAAAGATGACCCTGAAGTATTAAAAGAAGCTCAGGCATTGTTAAAAACTTCTGTTAGTGAACGCAAAACACGTACTCAACCTGCTGTATTATTATCATATATGGTAAGTACTGTTGCCACTTATAAAATGGATGTAACTTCAGCTGAAGATTTAGTTGATACCTACATTGAGGTTTCAAACATTTTTCAAAAGCAAATTGACGCAACATCCAAAGCTGATGCAAAAAACACTTTAACTGATCTTAAAAACAGAGTTGAAGCAATTTTTGCTCAAAGTGGTGCAGCTGATTGTGAAACATTAGCTAACATTTTTGGTCCACAATTATCTGAGTATTCTGAAGATTTAGACTGGTTAAAAAGAGTGAACCGTTTGTTAGCAAAAAGTGATTGTACCGATTCTGATCTATTCTATAAAACATCGGAGCACTTACATAACATCGAGCCTTCATCATCTTCAGCATTCGGTTTAATGCAGATGTATTTGAAGACAAATGATCTTGACAAAGCTATTGAATACGGTAAACAAGCTATTGAATTAGAAGAAGACAATGATACAAAAGCTAAATATCACAATTACCTTTCTATCATTTATTTGTCACAAAAGCAATATTCATCTGTACGAGCAGAAGCTAACAAGGCAATTGCATTACGACCAAACTGGGGTGAGCCATACATGATGATTGGTAAAGCTTATGCCGCTGCAGCTAACAGTTTTGGTGCTGATGAATTTGAACACAAAACAGCATATTGGGCTGCTGTTGATCAATTCGCAAAAGCAAAATCTGTTGATCCTGAATCAGCCGCTAAAGCACACGACTTAATTGTGATGTACTCACAATACTTCCCAGGCACAGAAGAAATTTTCTTCCGTAACCTAAAAGATGGTGCTGCCTATAAATTGGGAGGATGGATTAATGTTCAAACAACAGTTAGAGCTAAAAAATAA